In a single window of the Nymphalis io chromosome 20, ilAglIoxx1.1, whole genome shotgun sequence genome:
- the LOC126776322 gene encoding AFG3-like protein 2, giving the protein MWKGLRLTQTQLSKLHFNGHKFQPIGVPALDSVLNQWYEFCKKPPKGFEKYFQPEGSQKQAKKPETDASPAPSKSTPPSPKSSSPQDKWNMNMFSGSSGGGRGPGRSGYEGPDREKWMMFGAMGIVTLLASIAYFELRYREISWRDFVNLYLNKGLVEKLEVINKKWVRVRLQGSALEGKVIWFAIGSVDSFERNLENAQIEMSIEPPNFVPVIYKTEVEAASLTGMLPTLLIIGFLIYMMRRSADMMGRGGRKGGGLFGGVMESTAKLINPTDIGVKFQDVAGCEEAKIEIMEFVNFLKNPQQYIDLGAKIPKGALLTGPPGTGKTLLAKATAGEANVPFITVSGSEFLEMFVGVGPSRVRDMFSMARKHAPCILFIDEIDAVGRKRGGRSFGGHSEQENTLNQLLVEMDGFNTTINVVVLAATNRVDILDKALLRPGRFDRQIFVPAPDIKGRASIFKVHLSPLKTTINKDNLARKMAALTPGFTGADIANVCNEAALIAARELANDITMKNFEQAIERVVAGMEKKSNVLQPDERKIVAYHEAGHAVAGWYLQHADPLLKVSIIPRGKGLGYAQYLPKEQYLYSKEQLFDRMCMTLGGRVSEEIFFGRITTGAQDDLKKITQSAYAQIVHYGMNAKVGNVSFEMPQPGEMVIDKPYSEKTAELIDSEVRDLINTAHKHTTELLTKHKANIERVAERLLKQEILSRDDMIELLGPRPFPEKSTYEEFVEGTGSLDEDTTLPEGLKDWNKEKQPSTPPPDSIPSGTSPSKN; this is encoded by the exons ATGTGGAAGGGTCTCAGGCTTACGCAAACACAACTATCGAAACTACATTTCAATGGACATAAATTTCAACCCATTGGTGTTCCGGCTCTTGATTCTGTATTGAATCAATGGTACGAATTTTGCAAAAAGCCTCCCAAaggatttgaaaaatattttcaacccGAGGGTAGCCAAAAACAAGCAAAAAAGCCTGAAACAGATGCATCACCCGCACCGTCGAAAAGTACACCGCCTAGCCCTAAATCGAGCTCACCTCAAGATAAATGGAACATGAATATGTTCTCAGGCTCTTCAGGAGGTGGAAGAGGTCCTGGTCGTAGTGGTTATGAAGGCCCAGATAGAGAAAAATGGATGATGTTTGGCGCTATGGGAATTGTTACTTTACTAGCATCCATAGCTTACTTTGAACTACGATACAGAGAAATAAGCTGGCGCgactttgttaatttatatcttaataaggGACTTGTCGAAAAATTAGaagttataaataagaaatgggTTCGAGTAAGATTACAAGGTTCTGCTCTTGAAGGAAAGGTTATCTGGTTTGCAATTGGAAGTGTTGATTCATTTGAAAGAAATTTAGAAAACGCACAAATTGAAATGAGTATTGAGCCACCTAACTTTGTTCCTGTTATCTACAAGACTGAGGTTGAAGCAGCAAGCTTAACTGGAATGTTGCCAACCTTACTGATAATtggttttttaatctatatgaTGAGGAGATCAGCGGACATGATGGGCAGAGGTGGCCGAAAGGGTGGTGGTCTCTTTGGGGGGGTGATGGAGTCAACTGCAAAACTTATAAATCCCACAGATATTGGTGTAAAATTCCAAGATGTAGCTGGGTGTGAAGAAGCTAAAATAGAGATAATGGAATTTGTTAATTTCTTGAAAAATCCACAACAATACATTGACTTAGGAGCAAAAATTCCTAAAGGAGCTTTACTTACTGGCCCTCCTGGTACCGGAAAAACTTTACTGGCTAAAGCTACAGCGGGAGAAGCAAATGTTCCTTTTATCACAGTATCAGGTTCTGAGTTTTTGGAAATGTTTGTTGGAGTGGGTCCATCGAGAGTTAGGGACATGTTCTCTATGGCCCGTAAACATGCACCATGCATTCTCTTTATTGATGAAATAGATGCTGTGGGCAGAAAGAGGGGTGGCCGAAGCTTTGGTGGTCATTCTGAACAGGAAAATACATTAAATCAACTACTTGTTGAGATGGATGGCtttaatacaacaataaatgTTGTAGTTTTGGCTGCTACTAACAGGGTTGACATTTTAGATAAAGCCTTGTTAAGACCGGGTAGATTTGATAGACAGATCTTTGTACCAGCACCAGATATTAAAGGCAGAGCATCAATTTTCAAAGTCCACCTGTCACCTTTAAAGAccacaataaataaagataacttGGCTCGTAAAATGGCTGCATTAACTCCAG GATTCACGGGTGCAGACATAGCTAATGTATGCAATGAAGCAGCACTTATAGCTGCGAGAGAGTTAGCTAATGACATTACAATGAAGAACTTTGAACAAGCTATAGAAAGAGTAGTGGCAGGTATGGAAAAGAAATCGAATGTACTGCAACCCGATGAAAGAAAAATAGTTGCTTATCATGAGGCAGGACATGCTGTTGCAGGATGGTACTTACAACATGCAGATCCATTGTTAAAAGTGTCGATTATCCCAAGAGGCAAAGGACTTGGGTATGCACAATATCTACCAAAGGAACAGTATTTGTATAGCAAGGAACAACTTTTTGATAGAATGTGCATGACTCTTGGTGGAAGAGTCAGCGAAGAGATTTTCTTCGGTAGAATTACAACAGGCGCCCAAGACgaccttaaaaaaataacccaaAGCGCATACGCCCAAATAGTACATTATGGTATGAATGCTAAAGTAGGTAATGTTTCATTTGAAATGCCACAACCTGGCGAAATGGTCATTGATAAACCATATTCAGAAAAAACCGCAGAGTTGATTGATTCAGAAGTGAgagatttaataaatactgcACACAAACATACCACCGAATTGTTGACAAAACATAAAGCAAATATAGAGAGAGTTGCTGAAAGGCTATTGAAACAAGAAATTTTAAGCAGGGACGACATGATTGAACTCTTAGGTCCTAGACCATTCCCAGAAAAGAGTACTTACGAAGAATTTGTTGAAGGTACTGGTTCACTGGATGAAGACACAACTTTGCCTGAAGGGTTAAAAGATTGGAATAAAGAGAAGCAACCCTCCACACCACCGCCAGACAGCATACCATCAGGAACAAGCCCTAGTAAAAATTAA
- the LOC126776309 gene encoding transcription initiation factor TFIID subunit 3, whose product MSEAYAREILRRNVAQICQTIGWNGINSTPLDILVHVLEKYICTLGTQANRYAEQFNRTEPNLHDLGLVFRDLHIQLPDLAEYTRSVPPVPPPVKTEKFPKPKESNLNFLKPGSHEVVTRPMHVHEHLPPMYPEKERDTPVVAGTVEIRQNGIDHIDSNATCTSPEISVTDSPEKPKDIFKRPIDPVSLPNSKRPRLRLEEEERTREISSVMMTMSGFLSPAREGKLPEARPPTIVSEKHHDKHKANSHHSNASKVPILEKGDKKSKKNKLLNGKIMKSKRKDKSHKGESSKSRDSNKLERFPPGYPIKTKDVHPTHHNHVTMPAPRPLPQPAKPSMPPPPSVPTSVISEPLRPVIKQEPVDSPSPAPRSSTILGEDAIPVPRKIPISKSPLVSNSLPVNKHSTSTNSLIPEVEIKKEVIEEEEKLASQPDRSKINIFKRISNKSKEDKSISEVVPDKLLTQSDPMISRLHNSAPVSENIRVKSEEFIMNNNNSPVDLSKEIDIRSHEIINIDDDSMDTHPIPQSRALPTESRPAGLSINKSLQLPYSKEVASVSPKMKKEKKHKDKKEKAAKLEAKLKKQQQQLAFEMVQMAEKKKMKLTNEKSPKSSRPKNESKLPQMPPGFPFFPTIPPGRLMPGPGLIPGSDFLAGLANNPALRGLQSPNLLSNPFALGAGGPGLIPGPSFLPGGLGPGNLNHLMPMGNFPHTSRSSSVKIPPMLRRPSLEVIPVDNEEERLMRKSPMMGRDKDRHDKHKSPTIPNILQKPKSKSSKDHKSSIYKMPPVQPDITIELNPPKVEQVRHEPPREPHQPARLPSPDPEEPAPNPEPDPIPDPQPVKVIAPVISQSREIDNLEKKKDKSHKKEKRDKDGVKIKKKKDKKDKNKDKSEKKKEKEDRQEIKDKIKKEKKDKKKEKAVDGLVPKLTLKIGSSNSNSPMPPSSPDIFKLNIKPVVKKEESSSPIKDEAVSREHSRSPELAQISALVTRPPKQKHSKHNHIAESEPQSSSPPLASPPRKNRPPSSHSKYKRILFKPIAKKGLGDSYEDESASISEEPAAMAPAQASAPAPASAPTPTPTPLDKPSGPLPTPYYVDEQGNKIWVCPACGRPDNGSPMIGCDGCDGWYHWICVGITEEPGATEDWFCKSCRAKRAALVLAGVASGKKRGRKPKGEKIRDCH is encoded by the coding sequence ATGTCAGAGGCGTACGCCCGTGAGATATTACGAAGGAATGTTGCGCAAATATGTCAAACTATAGGATGGAATGGTATAAACTCAACTCCACTCGATATTCTAGTTCATGTTCTGGAAAAATACATTTGCACATTGGGAACACAAGCCAACAGATACGCCGAACAATTCAATAGGACTGAACCAAATTTACATGACTTAGGGTTAGTGTTTCGTGATCTTCATATCCAATTACCAGACCTAGCAGAGTATACTCGCAGTGTACCACCTGTACCGCCACCTGTCAAAACAGAAAAGTTTCCCAAACCAAAAGagtctaatttaaattttttgaagcCTGGCAGTCATGAGGTTGTTACAAGGCCTATGCATGTCCATGAACACTTACCTCCTATGTACCCTGAAAAAGAACGGGATACACCAGTTGTTGCAGGTACTGTTGAAATCCGTCAAAATGGCATTGACCACATTGACAGTAATGCAACATGTACAAGTCCCGAAATATCAGTCACAGATAGTCCAGAGAAGCCGAAAGACATATTTAAAAGACCAATTGATCCAGTCTCATTACCAAATAGTAAAAGGCCGAGGTTACGATTGGAAGAAGAAGAAAGAACTAGGGAAATTAGTAGTGTCATGATGACAATGTCTGGTTTTCTTTCCCCAGCAAGGGAAGGTAAACTGCCTGAAGCTCGACCTCCCACAATTGTTTCTGAGAAACATCACGACAAACACAAAGCAAACTCTCACCACTCCAATGCATCGAAAGTACCTATATTAGAAAAAGGCGATaaaaaatctaagaaaaataaattattgaatggtAAGATAATGAAAAGTAAACGAAAAGATAAAAGTCATAAGGGTGAAAGTAGTAAATCTAGGGATAGTAATAAATTGGAGAGGTTTCCACCAGGATATCCAATTAAAACTAAAGATGTACATCCAACTCATCATAATCATGTTACAATGCCAGCGCCAAGGCCATTGCCACAACCAGCAAAGCCTTCCATGCCACCACCACCATCAGTACCAACATCTGTTATTTCAGAACCTTTAAGGCCTGTTATCAAACAAGAACCTGTAGATTCACCTTCACCTGCACCTCGATCTTCAACTATTCTTGGTGAGGATGCAATACCTGTTCCAAGAAAAATACCTATTTCAAAATCTCCACTTGTATCTAATTCTTTACctgtaaataaacattcaacTTCCACAAATTCACTAATTCCAGAAGTAGAAATAAAGAAAGAAGTTATTGAGGAAGAAGAAAAGTTGGCTTCACAGCCAGAtagatcaaaaataaatatatttaaaagaatatcgAACAAATCTAAAGAAGATAAGAGTATTTCAGAGGTTGTCCCTGACAAACTGTTAACACAATCTGATCCAATGATCTCAAGATTGCATAATTCAGCTCCTGTAAGTGAAAACATTAGAGTAAAGAGTGAAGAATTCATTATGAACAATAACAATAGTCCTGTAGATTTGTCAAAAGAAATAGATATAAGATCACATGAAATCATAAATATTGATGATGACTCAATGGACACACACCCTATTCCACAGTCTAGAGCCCTGCCTACCGAATCTAGACCAGCTGGCTTATCGATCAATAAGTCGCTACAATTACCATATTCCAAAGAAGTAGCTAGTGTCAGTccaaaaatgaaaaaagaaaagaaacatAAAGACAAAAAAGAGAAAGCAGCAAAATTAGAAGCAAAACTTAAGAAACAGCAACAACAGTTAGCTTTTGAAATGGTACAAATGGCTGAGAAAAAGAAGATGAAATTGACAAACGAAAAGTCACCTAAATCAAGTAGGCCAAAGAATGAATCAAAACTACCACAAATGCCACCTGGATTTCCATTCTTTCCTACAATACCACCAGGACGCTTAATGCCAGGTCCAGGTTTAATTCCCGGGAGTGACTTTCTTGCAGGCCTAGCGAATAATCCAGCATTAAGAGGTTTACAATCAccaaatttattaagtaatccATTTGCTTTGGGAGCAGGAGGCCCAGGACTTATTCCAGGTCCTAGTTTTTTACCTGGTGGTCTTGGTCCTGGTAATTTAAATCATCTAATGCCAATGGGTAATTTCCCTCATACATCTCGGTCGTCATCAGTGAAAATACCACCGATGCTTCGACGCCCTAGTTTGGAAGTCATACCTGTCGATAACGAAGAGGAAAGACTGATGCGCAAGTCACCTATGATGGGTCGTGATAAAGATCGTCATGATAAGCACAAATCACCAACCATTCCAAATATTTTGCAGAAACCAAAATCAAAATCTAGCAAAGATCATAAatcaagtatatataaaatgcctCCTGTACAACCTGATATAACAATTGAGCTTAATCCTCCTAAAGTTGAACAAGTTCGACACGAACCGCCAAGAGAACCTCACCAACCAGCACGATTGCCGTCGCCGGACCCAGAGGAACCCGCGCCAAATCCTGAACCTGACCCAATTCCTGATCCGCAACCTGTTAAAGTTATAGCTCCTGTTATTTCTCAATCAAGAGAAATTGAtaatttagaaaagaaaaaggATAAATCACATAAAAAAGAGAAACGTGACAAAGATGGtgtgaaaattaaaaagaaaaaagataaaaaggATAAAAATAAGGACAAGtctgaaaagaaaaaagaaaaagaggACCGACAAGAAATAAAAGATAagataaagaaagaaaaaaaggataaaaagaaagaaaaagcaGTAGATGGTTTGGTACCTAAATTAACTCTTAAAATTGGTTCTTCCAACTCGAATTCGCCTATGCCTCCTAGTTCGCCtgatatatttaagttaaatataaagccCGTTGtaaaaaaagaagaaagttCATCTCCCATAAAGGATGAAGCTGTATCCCGCGAACATAGTCGGTCTCCAGAGTTAGCTCAAATTTCCGCGCTGGTAACAAGACCgccaaaacaaaaacattctaAGCATAATCACATAGCTGAGTCGGAACCGCAATCATCTTCACCTCCGCTTGCTTCGCCACCAAGAAAAAATCGTCCACCTTCAAGTCATTCAAAGTACAAGAGAATACTTTTCAAGCCTATAGCAAAGAAAGGACTCGGCGATAGCTATGAAGACGAATCTGCGTCTATATCAGAGGAGCCAGCGGCAATGGCTCCTGCTCAGGCGTCTGCGCCTGCGCCTGCCTCAGCGCCGACTCCTACGCCTACGCCTTTAGATAAACCTAGTGGACCATTGCCAACACCTTATTATGTGGATGAACAAGGTAACAAAATTTGGGTTTGTCCTGCTTGTGGTAGACCGGACAATGGCTCACCTATGATAGGTTGTGATGGGTGCGACGGTTGGTATCATTGGATTTGTGTAGGCATTACGGAAGAACCAGGAGCAACGGAAGACTGGTTCTGTAAGTCATGTCGTGCTAAGCGTGCCGCTTTGGTATTGGCCGGTGTTGCCTCCGGCAAGAAGCGAGGCCGGAAACCAAAAGGAGAAAAAATCAGAGACTGTCATTGA
- the LOC126776332 gene encoding serine/threonine-protein kinase 40-like: MDQEKPGSSVNHGKRTRPLLLQPSPKIARISAYASSTSSSVLKNSKKLGPNSPRKAKLSYNKSDVPALGTPVPDYHVRKAGPYLLGPKLGPSPVKSIVQCLARKEKTDDYYQIKILTLRNEGQVETQDDRQGKMLLHTEYSLLSLLKDQDGVIHHHGLFKDHALDEVPNPSGPGFIYTGRVRQRLFLVLDSVNAHQFSEKGSELINLQQYVTKVKKVPEKEAILIFYDIVRVVANLHKRNIVHRDLKLGNIVLNQRTGRVVITNFCLGTHLGSDRDLLKDQRGSPAYISPDVLLCKPYLGKPSDMWALGVVLYTMLYGQFPFCDTSLAQLFSRIQAANYNIPPDGNSVQVSDNTVFLIQRLLVKDPKHRLLADQVLDQLSSIIASYVIIPNPPEDLQVVPDIPLDEEREKPTNGGSSEIDRKPFLTLPDSGERTPNSNDELGVFCVPLPDFLALNFPSPTRVTQSSILVHPTAPVESTNQTQRQITVQRIGRDARPLLPCEIARYQHMFTPNQRPEASRRSEVQNFVPETRSDRPESSRLRTLAQRIPRLNAVASTSNPDFRVIPWSERSRLQMDRLDQDYVLRLPVLDISRMPSNRIMNPAPIHTVNPEAVVNNPRPPADNSELEYN, translated from the exons ATGGATCAAGAGAAACCAGGATCCAGTGTAAATCATGGAAAACGAACTCGACCTTTGTTATTGCAACCAAGTCCCAAGATTGCGAGAATTTCAGCCTATGCAAGCTCAACGTCTAGTTCTGtgcttaaaaattcaaaaaaattaggTCCTAATTCGCCTAGGAAGGCTAAATTGTCTTATAACAAGAGTGACGTACCAGCATTAGGGACACCTGTTCCCGATTATCACGTTCGTAAGGCTGGTCCTTATTTGTTGGGCCCTAAATTAGGGCCTAGTCCTGTTAAGAGCATAGTTCAGTGCTTAGCACGTAAAGAAAAGACTGATGACTATtaccaaataaaaattttgactCTTCGTAATGAAGGGCAAGTAGAAACGCAAGATGATAGACAAGGGAAGATGCTTTTACACACGGAGTATTCATTATTATCACTTTTAAAGGATCAGGATGGTGTTATTCATCACCATGGGTTATTTAAG GACCATGCTCTAGATGAAGTACCAAATCCTAGTGGGCCGGGATTTATTTACACGGGTCGTGTTCGACAAAGACTTTTTTTAGTATTAGACAGTGTTAATGCACATCAGTTTAGTGAGAAAGGCAGTGAACTTATTAATCTTCAACAGTATGTTACGAAAGTGAAAAAAGTACCGGAGAAAGAAGCCATATTAATATTCTATGATATTGTCAGGGTTGTAGCTAATTTGCATaag agAAACATCGTGCACAGAGACTTAAAACTTGGCAATATAGTGTTGAATCAGCGAACAGGGCGAGTTGTTATAACAAATTTCTGTCTCGGAACACATTTAGGAAGTGACAGAGACCTTCTGAAAGATCAAAGAG GTTCCCCAGCATACATATCACCAGATGTTTTGCTGTGTAAGCCGTACCTTGGTAAACCGTCTGACATGTGGGCTCTAGGCGTGGTCCTTTACACTATGCTATATGGCCAATTTCCATTCTGCGATACAAGTCTGGCTCAGTTATTTAGTCGTATACAAGCTGCGAATTATAATATACCACC ggaTGGCAACTCTGTGCAAGTTTCTGACAACactgtatttttaattcaaaggcTGCTTGTCAAAGATCCTAAACACAGATTATTAGCAGATcag GTTCTAGACCAATTATCAAGTATAATAGCGAGCTATGTAATCATACCGAATCCACCTGAAGATCTACAAGTTGTACCTGACATTCCACTGGATGAAGAGAGAGAGAAACCGACGAATGGTGGATCGAGTGAAATAGATAGAAAACCATTCCTAACATTACCGGATAGTGGGGAGAGAACGCCTAATTCCAat gATGAGCTTGGAGTATTCTGCGTACCCCTACCAGACTTCTTAGCTCTTAACTTTCCATCACCGACCAGAGTGACGCAGAGCAGTATACTCGTCCATCCGACGGCACCGGTCGAATCTACCAATCAGACCCAACGGCAAATAACCGTGCAGAGAATAGGTCGAGACGCAAGACCGTTACTTCCATGCGAAATAGCAAGATACCAGCACATGTTCACGCCGAATCAACGTCCAGAAGCTTCTAGAAGATCCGAAGTCCAGAACTTTGTCCCGGAAACGAGGAGTGATCGTCCGGAAAGTTCTAGATTAAGAACGTTAGCGCAGAGGATACCTAGGTTAAACGCTGTAGCGTCAACGTCTAATCCGGATTTCAGAGTTATACCCTGGTCTGAGAGATCCAGACTACAAATGGATAGATTAGACCAGGATTATGTTTTAAGATTGCCAGTTCTAGATATTTCTAGAATGCCCAGTAATAGAATTATGAATCCAGCTCCGATACATACAGTGAATCCTGAAGCGGTTGTAAATAATCCGAGGCCGCCTGCGGATAATTCAGAACttgaatataattga